In a single window of the Debaryomyces hansenii CBS767 chromosome A complete sequence genome:
- a CDS encoding DEHA2A02200p (similar to uniprot|P53632 Saccharomyces cerevisiae YOL115W TRF4 DNA polymerase sigma), which translates to MMVSKRKRESPPVKLKSKKQRKKTSKSGGIIPIENKYEALPSSDNESDSSLKFDFKSNSREPEMVFVESDDEEEGVVIVSDDDKPEDSEEPASKKQKFVNNELAKNQDFIEFGFSSSEEDAPERNDYDDYSDDGVLSDDESGTIHTQTTTKSLYPWIKDHDHSKQKEIADWFTMEIKDFVNYISPSEAEIMTRNRVVNQLKQQIGQFWPATELHVFGSCATDLYLPGSDIDMVVVSETGDYEHRSRLYQLSSFLRNKKLAKNIEVIAKAKVPIIKFVDPTSNIHIDISFERTNGIDAAKKIRRWLSSTPGLRELVLIVKQFLRSRKLNNVHVGGLGGYSTIILCYHFLKLHPRLSTKNMAVLDNLGSLLIEFFELYGRNFSYDNLIIAIDTETDLPKYLLKRKHPVLNTSRNPFSIIIQDPSDPANNITRSSYNLRDLKKAFGGAFQLLVDKCYELNGASYKSRIGQSILGDIIKYRGKERDFNDDRHKVTNDALINHENEEGNDDDESDGANGNNKYYFSDMTVESEEDTTFAQEIKPEDPNKKKVADFMSINVPSEDEEDDPKEKKEEDTETQDSDKQKNNLDKDIKRDYWRQKGLGL; encoded by the coding sequence ATGATGGTATCCAAAAGGAAGAGAGAATCTCCTCCAGTCAAGCTTAAGTCTAAGAagcaaagaaaaaagaCGAGTAAAAGTGGTGGGATAATACcgattgaaaataaatatgaagcATTACCATCGAGTGATAATGAATCAGACTCAAGTTTGAAGTTTGACTTTAAATCAAATTCCAGGGAACCAGAAATGGTATTCGTTGAGTCGGATGATGAGGAGGAAGGTGTTGTGATAGTATCCGATGATGACAAGCCGGAAGATCTGGAAGAGCCGGCATCGAAGAAGCAAAAGTTTGTAAATAATGAGTTAGCCAAGAATCAAGATTTCATAGAATTTGGCTTCAGCTCgtcagaagaagatgctCCTGAACGTAACgattatgatgattattCCGATGATGGGGTACTaagtgatgatgaatcaGGCACGATTCATACGCAAACCACCACCAAATCGTTATACCCATGGATTAAAGACCATGACCACTCGAAACAAAAGGAAATTGCGGACTGGTTCACTATggaaattaaagattttgTCAATTACATATCTCCGTCTGAGGCGGAAATTATGACCAGAAATAGAGTTGTCAACCAGTTGAAACAACAAATTGGGCAATTTTGGCCTGCTACTGAGCTTCATGTATTTGGATCTTGTGCTActgatttatatttaccAGGCTCGGATATAGATATGGTTGTTGTATCAGAAACTGGAGACTATGAGCATAGATCGAGATTGTACCAGTTATCGTCATTtttaagaaataaaaagttAGCAAAAAATATAGAAGTGATCGCCAAGGCCAAGGTTCCCATTATTAAATTCGTGGATCCAACTTCTAATATCCATATAGATATATCTTTCGAAAGAACTAATGGTATTGATGCTGCTAAGAAGATTAGAAGATGGTTGTCATCCACTCCTGGTTTGCGAGAACTAGTCCTTATCGTGAAACAGTTTTTGAGGTCGCGTAAGTTAAACAATGTCCATGTAGGAGGATTAGGTGGATATTCGACTATCATATTATGTTATCACTTCTTAAAGCTACACCCAAGACTATCTACTAAAAATATGGCGGTGTTGGACAATTTGGGTTCTTTGTTAAtagaattttttgaattgtaTGGACGTAATTTTTCTTACGACAATTTAATCATTGCAATTGATACAGAAACTGATCTTCCAAAATACTTGCTAAAAAGAAAACATCCAGTTTTGAatacttcaagaaatcCATTTTCCATCATAATACAAGACCCTTCTGATCCAGCTAATAATATAACACGATCTTCTTATAATTTAAGAGATTTAAAGAAGGCATTTGGAGGTGcatttcaattattggttGATAAATGCTACGAATTAAATGGTGCATCTTATAAGTCCAGAATTGGGCAGCTGATTCTAGGTGATATTATTAAGTATAGAGGTAAAGAAAGAGATTTCAACGATGATAGACATAAGGTCACTAATGATGCATTAATTAATCATGAAAATGAGGAAggaaatgatgatgatgaaagtGACGGTGCCAatggtaataataaatattatttttccGACATGACGGTTGAAAGTGAAGAAGACACCACATTTGCACAGGAAATAAAACCTGAAGATCCGAATAAAAAGAAAGTAGCCGATTTTATGAGCATCAATGTGCCATCtgaggatgaagaagacgatCCTAAGGAAAAAAAAGAGGAAGATACCGAAACCCAAGACTCTGATaaacaaaagaataatttagataaaGATATTAAAAGAGACTACTGGAGACAAAAAGGGTTAGGATTATGA
- a CDS encoding DEHA2A02178p (similar to uniprot|P36018 Saccharomyces cerevisiae YKR014c YPT52 GTP-binding protein) has protein sequence MATSKSPPYKIVILGDSSVGKTSLVHRFTTNKFDEHTANTIGAAFITKEHHSNNNPEKKVKFEIWDTAGQERYRSLTPMYYRNAKTALVCFDLSNMEETFDKAKYWIEQLQINANDQDIKIKLIGNKNDIDSSSDPSDYISSLASTMKFYKTSAKTGEGIDELFDEVVDDIDEEFFTEYYKNQDNEANNSQRPGMINVFNSRFGDTTNNNKCC, from the coding sequence ATGGCCACTTCAAAATCACCACCATACAAAATCGTGATACTTGGAGACTCGTCTGTCGGGAAAACGTCGTTAGTTCATAGGTTCACGACCAATAAGTTTGACGAACATACGGCTAATACTATCGGAGCAGCATTTATTACAAAGGAACATCATTCGAATAATAACCCGGAAAAGAAAgtgaaatttgaaatatggGATACGGCAGGACAAGAAAGATATAGATCGTTAACTCCCATGTATTATCGTAACGCAAAAACGGCGTTAGTATGCTTTGATTTGTCTAATATGGAGGAGACATTTGATAAGGCCAAATATTGGATAGAACAATTGCAAATCAACGCAAACGACCAGGATATAAAAATTAAACTAATAGGGAATAAGAATGATATAGATTCGCTGCTGGACCCTTCAGATTATATATCAAGTCTTGCGAGTActatgaaattttataaaacCAGTGCTAAAACAGGCGAAGGAATAGACGAGTTATTCGATGAAGTAGTAGATGACATTGATGAAGAGTTCTTTACAGAGTACTACAAAAATCAAGATAACGAAGCAAATAATTCGCAACGACCAGGCATGATAAATGTTTTCAATTCTAGGTTTGGGGATActacaaataataataaatgcTGTTGA
- a CDS encoding DEHA2A02222p (weakly similar to uniprot|P47042 Saccharomyces cerevisiae YJL057c IKS1): MSIVPYNSSNEIVYHDPNHGILVLHDNQDNTLQLVSTANEGQNNKIDLVRSEDRSSGTRYGNNNPHSHIKCPSCGFAWSEHSNIGETSKRSKSDASNELMDSLKSGPDSRKAMMKNFPEGFMHHDYFKLLGKLPYNQKPRVRSASTLPENIFNQGYFKRFFKKVPPFMLGSGAHSQVYKVVHVLNDIKLGTYAVKRISIGDKIELLEQVLNEVLILYELSIQGANENNLIRYNHVWLELGDIQDSKTYFLPDKQKNSEFDNSIPYVFILQQYCDGGHLEDLIEKVFLRELHLSAKEQLDLERQRRRSVRKNSNQKLEDMDPESKENKKFWLGCIEIWKFFRDVAKGVHYLHLHGILHRDLKPSNCLLDNKYDNNPIDNRIYGCENELNGELSKLPKVLVSDFGEGQFINKHNIPADDVSIKDVNKDEDERRGNTGTLEFTAPELWLFSNFDPSLGSERQYFINEFTYESDIYSLGLILCWLCAGILPFSHMIKGELDPQLIRDKILEWYFDLNATKFHEWFVSSVQIKPGTNEFDESCVSDFEKLIYLMIKGDDSKEPENSPPNRLLSGDVIKFLEAMKWKRFIAENEIIQDNPEEETNKFGLIPAINPSQPEEAIDPDFIYQSDDITSEDDDVHDIASSEYDDDYSVQVPTRDAFISSAVTKSNIFNFCMILGYMLNILLFDIIEYNIFYTYKLMVKILVLVLFSTDLLLLESKFARVSCLILAFSLSMALAI; encoded by the coding sequence ATGTCAATAGTTCCGTATAATTCAAGCAACGAAATAGTCTATCACGATCCGAACCACGGTATTTTAGTGCTCCATGATAATCAGGATAATACGCTTCAATTAGTCTCAACTGCAAACGAGGGTcagaataataaaatagatCTAGTTCGTAGTGAAGATCGCAGTAGCGGAACAAGGTATGGAAATAACAACCCCCATAGTCATATAAAATGTCCGAGTTGTGGGTTTGCATGGTCTGAACATTCGAATATTGGCGAAACGTCTAAGAGAAGTAAAAGTGATGCACTGAATGAACTAATGGACTCATTGAAATCGGGTCCTGATAGTAGGAAGGCcatgatgaagaatttccCAGAAGGTTTTATGCATCATGATTATTTTAAGTTGTTAGGAAAGCTACCTTATAATCAAAAACCTAGGGTCAGATCAGCCTCTACTCTAccagaaaatatattcaaccaaggttatttcaaaagatttttcaaaaaagTTCCCCCATTTATGCTTGGATCTGGTGCCCATTCGCAGGTATATAAAGTGGTTCATGTATTGAATGATATAAAGCTTGGAACGTATGCAGTAAAAAGAATTAGCATAGGAGATAAGATTGAACTACTAGAACAAGTTTTAAATGAAGTACTTATTTTATACGAGCTATCCATACAAGGAGCTAATgagaataatttaataaggTATAATCATGTTTGGTTAGAGTTGGGTGATATCCAAGACCTGAAGACTTACTTCTTGCCagataaacaaaaaaattcagaatttgataatagtATCCCTTATGTCTTCATTCTTCAGCAATATTGTGATGGCGGGCATTTAGAAGACCTTATAGAAAAAGTATTCTTACGTGAATTGCATTTAAGTGCTAAAGAGCAACTTGATTTGGAACGACAACGCCGTAGATCGGTACGTAAAAATTCTAATCAGAAACTTGAAGATATGGATCCAGAAAGTAAggaaaataagaaattttgGTTAGGATgtattgaaatttggaaattttttaGGGATGTTGCAAAAGGTGtgcattatttgcatttgcACGGAATCCTTCATCGTGATCTCAAACCATCCAATTGTTTATTGGATAACAAGTATGATAATAATCCTATTGATAATCGGATTTATGGGTGcgaaaatgaattaaacGGAGAGCTTTCAAAATTGCCAAAGGTCTTGGTATCTGATTTTGGGGAAGgccaatttattaataagCATAACATTCCAGCGGATGATGTATCCATTAAAGACGTgaataaagatgaagacgaacGTCGTGGAAACACAGGTACTCTTGAATTCACAGCACCAGAACTTTGgttattttctaattttgaTCCGTCTCTTGGTAGTGAACgacaatattttataaacGAATTCACTTATGAGAGTGATATCTATTCGTTAGGATTAATATTGTGCTGGTTATGTGCTGGAATACTACCTTTTTCACATATGATTAAAGGTGAGTTAGACCCACAGCTCATCAGGGACAAAATTCTCGAATGGTACTTTGACCTAAATGCTACCAAATTCCACGAATGGTTTGTGTCATCTGTCCAAATCAAACCAGGAACTAATGAGTTTGATGAAAGCTGCGTGagtgattttgaaaagctAATATACTTAATGATAAAAGGTGATGATTCTAAAGAACCGGAGAATTCACCACCAAACCGATTATTGTCAGGCGATGTGATAAAATTCTTGGAAGCCATGAAATGGAAAAGATTTATAGCCGAAAATGAGATAATTCAAGACAATcctgaagaagaaacaaacaAATTCGGTCTAATTCCTGCAATAAATCCATCTCAACCTGAAGAGGCCATTGATCCAgattttatatatcaatCTGACGACATTACCTCAGAGGACGATGACGTACATGATATAGCCAGTTCCGAATATGACGATGATTATTCCGTACAAGTACCCACTAGAGATGCTTTTATATCATCTGCTGTCACTAAGTCAAATATCTTCAACTTTTGCATGATCTTAGGCTACATGCTAAACATTTTGCTTTTCGATATCATTGagtataatattttttatacCTACAAATTGATGGTCAAAATTTTAGTTTTAGTTTTGTTTTCTACGGATTTACTATTATTGGAGTCTAAATTTGCAAGGGTATCCTGTTTGATATTAGCATTCAGTTTATCAATGGCCTTAGCTATATAA
- a CDS encoding DEHA2A02244p (some similarities with uniprot|P29539 Saccharomyces cerevisiae YBR275C RIF1 Protein) — MWVDSDTQINGSSSSGSPIIVEKPHNHLGIVDSTSESSFAKSGTHPIDTSHGIQKRDSFTPRTRSTHTNSEVARGLNENDKDNETTSEMTSDSSIIDMNISEDKLESGDLDVSDGNLAKIPKGELSTREEKNYINIPPLADEFMNDQAYMDMELNSSPIKPTSKKVRYREELSSSPIKKKKSVAFSDDLVSELPSSPAAVHCGSRLPVLEHTPKKSILKINSLNQTSSPCNPNDTSLWVKSSNNINIKNSPSNPEFWLSGTIIQLAPNSPDLPQLIDGCINVLRDKKFSKKFEVYATLNHICRCNTSDSLLKLLTIPSKSNSPQKINSKSSMKTNSTSFMDNTYIHTLSAFIQRDVKQIELKLFCENEEKENNYSPSKNDPFSIRIISQALKVINFIMLDQELNNFVSIEDAKWFYVHCCKTIVKPTISKTLIIPYLSILKDCKFNNKKKKLIFNNQNENANISELILQSLLNMRKFVSSSLVVEEFVTLKNLVSNFPVMMANNFKHWFEFFLMNLCDLSSPLYSKVIGMGISVLLEVARNYLDNKNVLFSVRRLLASPLPSTVKSITSDSTISVSPEAPTTKSDENLVIHFIISTLETLIGNGQYKSAMDIWVGVTLLSSDSGSGYENWPFLSDWLRVHKSCFNVNNNSAKMIALNSWKAVIFNVCHNDLDSIRCLIDSSPNSKSSKSKPQAINNILKPKIKLLIHPLLNISAVENQKEIIDSSHNLFLSIIYTLLNPSVLNSSRYVHVYWDKIIQSVFINFYFKKELSNTYMNELGLKILTRLIKPSVSTNEKPFNEMRCLSNESISLNDISPVSPKWIFSKFDRILQNINIVFKLEGLTIDSKLEFFNNFLNSLKSITKKEIKPSDATQDIIDNLPNVLSVLFKHNKLSYSSIQKLMLNLNDTFDASNLIEKNGTRSNATNIYILIINNCLSDMEELQAFDFLESIHLAIRDSKNLIFLLELVKLQEYNTHAGLKNFIVSALNSRKINAASNLELELAGNLFQIISKDYESIAKKLIQSIVLLSATEFERVSGILDIQLWTIPIFKYFVELVHNAPHPHLKQIPLNLIISRFENDEEFFEILKFLIDKRFDLELYNLRKNIMKKFKALEGFRQFEFRSVWNSYLSNIVESGNFKLLDDFLVSSYEVGLDVRSHIQNKWDRLPLLKKAWLTDNSKLYFDSELLNQTGPASPGDSKNSEVSGKEDNTQIIAAPDCSKDLQMDDMETIESIENIAIPKSFSNSNKDSKTNRYEKRNMSSGSDISQLEIDNSTKSKANRKRSKSVAKPKPKKKTNIKVKKENTPAPEVNPNFDIHSFTAMLNAKLSPATPIKKARRNAKSNLNKSSPDNGSNSESCISPSGNEETIDLDHIKSEVQIPSSFNDDDISQLEASSMSQNSINEFDLVEDEPSSPPETLDRTRKSISPSSNDYSKVIQNGFSSRESSDSSDDIENTDDQESTNYKRKTCYDEDEISGRKKQKQNEFPSDEKNDNGTSAPESGISMTDESTGNSNLDNHIVHVSSSDQFRKDVNDSIENDEIQCSATSDQTAPPTFDTQDFRATSTALAEPSNTETSSSIQLSDSYNSMIPNSPPVHVGDRSEDFTPESDSKSNNFLSTIGEDDEIDSQNLKEKEDSDNGPQDEGSTTNENSELQPCEAANNLTSYIENMSDVEISRIPQSEKYQLETKLMTFILRMRNIDSVES, encoded by the coding sequence ATGTGGGTAGATTCTGACACGCAAATCAATGGCCTGCTGTCACTGGGCTCGCCGATAATTGTGGAAAAACCACATAATCATTTAGGCATAGTGGATTCCACATCAGAGAGCTCATTTGCAAAGTCAGGCACACATCCAATAGATACGTCCCATGGAATTCAAAAAAGGGATTCGTTTACTCCTCGCACAAGATCAACACATACTAATTCAGAGGTTGCTAGAGGTTTAAACGAGAATGACAAGGACAATGAAACTACAAGCGAAATGACTTCAGACAGTTCAATTATAGATATGAACATTTCAGAGGATAAACTTGAAAGTGGTGATTTAGATGTCAGTGATGGGAATTTGGCTAAAATACCAAAAGGAGAACTCAGTACGCGAGAAGAAAAGAACTACATTAATATCCCACCATTGGCAGATGAGTTCATGAATGACCAAGCTTACATGGACATGGAATTGAATTCGTCGCCAATAAAGCCTACATCAAAAAAGGTTCGGTATAGAGAAgaattatcttcttctccaatcaaaaagaagaaatcagtTGCATTTTCGGATGACTTAGTGAGTGAGTTGCCCAGTTCCCCTGCAGCCGTACACTGCGGTTCACGGCTACCAGTTCTTGAACATACTCCAAAAAAGTCCATCTTAAAGattaattctttgaatCAAACTTCATCCCCATGTAATCCTAATGATACGTCATTGTGGGTCAaatcatctaataatataaacatCAAGAATAGTCCTAGTAACCCCGAATTCTGGCTTCTGGGTACCATAATACAGTTGGCTCCAAATTCTCCTGATCTACCACAACTTATAGATGGATGCATTAATGTGTTACGGGATAAAAAATTCTCTAAAAAGTTTGAAGTATACGCCACTTTGAATCATATATGCAGATGTAATACTTCTGATAGTCTATTGAAATTACTCACCATTCCAAGCAAATCAAATAGTCCGCAAAAGATTAACTCCAAAAGTCTGATGAAAACAAATTCTACGTCTTTTATGGATAATACGTACATTCATACTTTATCAGCATTTATACAAAGAGACGTTAAGCAAATCGAGTTAAAACTATTTTGCGAAAATGAAGAGAAGGAAAACAACTATTCCCCCAGCAAAAATGACCCATTTAGTATTCGTATTATCAGTCAAGCATTAAAAGTAATCAACTTTATCATGTTGgatcaagaattgaataattttgtatcaattgaagatgCAAAGTGGTTTTACGTACACTGTTGCAAAACAATTGTTAAACCAACAATATCGAAGACGTTAATAATACCATATCTTAGCATACTAAAGGAttgcaaatttaataacaagaagaagaagctaatATTTAACaatcaaaatgaaaatgctAATATCCTGGAACTTATTCTCCAAAGTTTGCTTAACATGAGGAAATTTGTAAGCTCGTCATTAGTCGTTGAAGAGTTCGtaactttgaaaaatttagtaCTGAACTTCCCTGTTATGATGGCTAATAATTTTAAGCATtggtttgaatttttccTTATGAACTTATGCGATCTTTCTTCCCCGTTATATTCAAAAGTCATCGGTATGGGGATTCTGGTGTTACTCGAGGTCGCTAGGAACTATTTGGATAATAAGaatgttttattttcagtGAGACGTTTGTTAGCTTCTCCTTTACCTTCAACAGTTAAATCGATAACCTCAGACTCAACTATTTCAGTATCACCCGAAGCACCTACTACTAAGTCTGATGAAAATCTAGTGATACATTTTATAATATCCACCCTTGAAACTTTAATTGGAAATGGCCAGTATAAATCGGCCATGGATATATGGGTAGGTGtaacattattatccaGTGATAGTGGCTCAGGATACGAAAATTGGCCTTTTCTATCAGATTGGTTAAGAGTACACAAATCGTGTTTCAAtgtgaataataattcagcTAAAATGATCGCGTTGAACAGTTGGAAAGCGGTCATATTCAACGTGTGTCACAATGATCTAGACAGCATCAGATgtttaattgattcaagTCCAAATAGTAAAAGCAGTAAATCAAAACCACAAGCCATAAATAACATTTTAAAGCCAAAAATTAAGTTATTGATTCATCCGTTACTTAATATTTCTGCTGTggaaaatcaaaaagaaaTCATTGATTCGTCACATAacttatttttatcaatcaTATACACCTTACTCAACCCACTGGtattaaattcatctaGATATGTTCACGTATACTGGGATAAGATTATTCAGTCAGTATTTATAAACTTTTACTTTAAGAAAGAGTTATCTAATACGTACATGAATGAGTTAGGTCTAAAGATTTTGACACGCTTAATAAAACCATCAGTATCTACTAATGAAAAGCCATTCAATGAAATGAGATGTCTTTCTAATGAATCCATAAGTCTAAATGATATTAGCCCAGTAAGTCCTAAATGGATATTCAGTAAGTTTGATAGAATTTTGCAAAACATAAACATTGTTTTTAAATTGGAAGGATTGACTATAGATTCAAAGttggaatttttcaacaattttttgaattccTTGAAGCTGATCaccaagaaagaaataaaacCTTCCGATGCCACTCAAGATATAATCGACAATTTACCCAATGTTTTAAGTGTCCTATTCAAACATAACAAactttcatattcttctatTCAAAAGCTCATGCTTAATTTGAACGATACTTTCGATGCTTCGAATTTAATAGAGAAAAATGGTACGCGTTCAAATGCAactaatatttatattctaattattaataattgttTGAGTGACATGGAAGAACTACAAgcttttgatttcttggAGTCAATCCATTTGGCGATCCGTGattcgaagaatttaatatttcttcttgaattggTCAAATTACAAGAATATAATACGCATGCTGGATTGAAAAACTTTATAGTGTCAGCTTTGAATAGTAGAAAGATAAATGCTGCTTCGAATCTCGAATTAGAATTGGCTGGAAACCttttccaaataatatCCAAAGACTATGAGTCGATAGCTAAAAAGTTAATACAATCTATTGTGTTACTCAGTGCTACCGAATTTGAGCGTGTATCCGGAATCTtagatattcaattgtgGACAATACCTATATTTAAATACTTCGTTGAACTAGTTCACAATGCGCCACATCCACACCTCAAACAAATTCCACTAAACTTGATAATTTCCAGGTTTGAAAACGACGAGGAGTTTTTTGAAATCCTCAAGTTTCTTATTGATAAGCGGTTTGATCTTGAACTTTACAATTTaagaaaaaatataatgaaaaaatttaagGCTTTAGAAGGCTTTCGCCAGTTCGAATTTCGTCTGGTTTGGAATTCATATCTCTCTAATATTGTTGAATCAGGAAATTTCAAGTTGCTAGatgattttcttgtttcATCTTATGAAGTAGGATTAGACGTAAGATCgcatattcaaaataaatggGACAGGTTaccattattgaaaaaagcATGGCTTACAGATAATTCTAAGCTATATTTTGATAGTGAACTTCTTAATCAAACGGGACCAGCATCACCCGGTGATTCGAAAAACTCAGAGGTAAGTGGTAAAGAGGATAATACACAGATAATTGCCGCTCCTGACTGTTCTAAAGACTTACAAATGGACGATATGGAAACAATTGAGTCAATTGAGAACATTGCAATTCCTAAGCTGTTTtctaattcaaataaagataGTAAAACTAACCGTTACGAAAAGAGGAATATGTCATCCGGTTCTGATATAAGTCAATTGGAAATTGATAATCTGACCAAATCAAAAGCAAACCGAAAGAGGTCTAAATCAGTAGCTAAGCCGAAGCCAAAAAAGAAGACCAACATTAAAGTCAAAAAAGAGAATACACCAGCTCCAGAAGTAAATCCAAACTTTGATATTCATTCGTTTACAGCTATGTTAAACGCCAAGCTTTCTCCAGCAACACCAATTAAAAAGGCAAGAAGAAACGCTAAGTCGAATTTGAACAAAAGTTCCCCCGATAATGGTTCTAATTCTGAAAGTTGCATATCACCTAGTGGCAATGAAGAAACTATTGACTTGGATCATATAAAAAGTGAAGTTCAAATACCCTCTTCATTTaacgatgatgatatttcaCAACTCGAGGCGAGCTCAATGTCtcaaaattcaatcaaCGAATTTGACCTTGTAGAAGATGAACCTAGTTCCCCCCCAGAAACTCTTGACAGGAcaagaaaatcaatttctccTAGCAGTAATGACTACAGCAAAGTGATCCAAAATGGATTTTCGAGCCGTGAATCGTCAGATCTGTCTGACGACATTGAAAATACAGACGATCAAGAGTCTACTAATTATAAGCGCAAGACCTGTtatgatgaagacgaaatCAGTGGTagaaagaaacaaaagCAAAATGAATTTCCTTCCGATGAGAAGAATGATAATGGAACTTCAGCACCAGAATCTGGTATTTCAATGACCGACGAAAGTACAGGAAACTCAAATTTGGACAACCATATCGTTCATGTATCTTCCAGTGACCAATTTCGAAAAGATGTCAACGATTCGATAGAAAATGATGAGATACAATGCTCTGCAACGAGCGATCAAACGGCACCGCCTACTTTTGATACTCAGGACTTCAGAGCAACTTCGACTGCATTAGCAGAGCCAAGTAATACCGAAACCTCAAGCAGTATACAATTATCGGATAGCTATAATTCCATGATACCAAACCTGCCTCCTGTGCATGTTGGAGACAGATCTGAAGACTTCACTCCAGAATCAGATTCaaaatctaataatttcCTTTCAACCATAGGTGAGGACGACGAAATTGACTCGCAAAATCTTAAGGAAAAGGAAGACTCAGATAATGGACCACAAGACGAAGGGTCTACCactaatgaaaattctGAATTGCAGCCATGCGAAGCTGCTAATAATCTTACTTCTTATATCGAAAATATGTCTGACGTCGAAATTTCACGTATTCCTCAAAgtgaaaaatatcaattggaAACTAAGTTGATGACATTTATTCTTCGTATGAGGAATATTGACTCCGTAGAGTCTTAA